The sequence GTTGTCGGTAAGGCACTCGATGAGCACCGCGACACCGTTGGGGCCGTACCCCTCGTACATGATGGTTTCGTAGTCGGCGCCACCGGCTTCGAGACCCGCACCGCGCTTGACCGCGGAGTCGATGTTCTTGTTGGGCACCGAGCTCTTCTTGGCCTTCTGAATGGCGTCGAAGAGGGTCGGGTTGCCCTCCGAGTCGGCACCGCCGGTACGGGCCGCGACCTCGATGTTCTTGATCAGCTTCGCGAAGAGCTTGCCGCGCTTGGCATCGATCACGGCCTTCTTGTGCTTCGTCGTAGCCCATTTAGAGTGGCCGGACATCCGCCTGTCTCCTTCGCGTAACCAACGTCTGGATGAACGTCTCAGATCCTACCGGGGCCGGGTCACACGGTGTTACTCCCGCCCGTCGCCCGGCCACGACCCCTGAGGGAGCGCCGGGGCCGCCCTCCGGATCAGCCCCGGGCCCGCCGCACCATGTCCACGAACAGGGCGTGGACCCGGTGGTCGCCGGTGAGTTCCGGGTGGAAAGACGTGGCGAGGACGTTACCTTGCCGCACGGCCACGGTGTGCCCGTCATACGTCGCCAGCACCTCGGCCGCGCCGCCGACCGACTCGACCCAGGGCGCCCGGATGAAGACGCCCTCGACCGGTCCCCCGGGGATCCCCGCGACGTCGACGGCCGCCTCGAACGACTCGTTCTGCCGCCCGAAGGCATTACGGCGCACGATCATGTCGATGCCGCCGAACGTCTCCTGGTCCTCACGGGCGTCCAGCAGCTTGTCCGCGACCATGATCATGCCGGCGCAGGTGCCGTAGACCGGCTTGCCCGCACGGACGAACGCGCGCAGCGGCTCCAGCATGCCGAAGACGACCGCCAGCTTGGACATGGTGGTCGACTCGCCGCCCGGTATCACCAGGCCGTCGATTTCGGCCAGTTCCTCGGAGCGGCGCACCGGCCGGGCCTGGGCACCGGCGTCCGCGAGCGCCTTGAGGTGCTCGCGGACGTCGCCCTGGAGGGCCAGCACACCGATGGTGGGAGTGCTCATCTGCCGTCCTACCAGCCGCGGTTGGCGTAGCGCTCGGTCTCGGGGAGGGTGTCGCAGTTGATGCCGACCATGGCCTCGCCCAGGTTGCGGGAGGCGTCCGCGATGACGGCGGGGTCGTCGTAGAAGGTGGTGGCCTTCACGATCGCGGCGGCACGCTTGGCCGGGTCGCCGGACTTGAAGATGCCGGAGCCGACGAAGACGCCCTCGGCGCCGAGCTGGCGCATCAGCGCGGCATCGGCCGGGGTGGCGACACCACCGGCGGAGAACAGCACGACCGGCAGCTTGCCGAGCTCGGCGACCTCCTTGACCAGCTCGTACGGGGCGCGCAGCTCCTTGGCGGCGGCGAACAGCTCGTTGTGGTCACAGCCGCGCAGCTTGGCGATCTCGCCCTTGATCTGGCGCAGGTGGCGGACCGCCTCGACGACGTTGCCGGTGCCGGCTTCGCCCTTGGAGCGGATCATGGCGGCGCCCTCGGCGATCCGGCGCAGCGCCTCGCCCAGGTTGGTGGCACCACAGACGAAGGGGGTGGTGAACGCCCACTTGTCGGAGTGGTTGACCTCGTCGGCCGGGGTCAGGACCTCGGACTCGTCGATGTAGTCGACACCGAGCGACTGCAGGACCTGGGCCTCGACGAAGTGGCCGATCCGGGACTTGGCCATGACCGGGATGGAGACGGCGCTGATGATGCCGTCGATCATGTCGGGGTCCGACATCCGGGCCACGCCGCCGTCCTTGCGGATGTCGGCGGGGACCCGCTCCAGGGCCATGACGGCGACGGCGCCCGCGTCCTCGGCGATCTTCGCCTCTTCCGGCGTGACGACGTCCATGATCACGCCGCCCTTGAGCTGCTCGGCCATCCCGCGCTTGACGCGCGCGGTTCCGGTCTCGGGGTTCTGGGGCGTGGTGGGCGTGCTGGACACGGTTCGACCTCACTCAATCCGGGTGGCTGTACTGCTGCGCCCACACAACCGTTGGTGAGCGGCCCGGGGAAAGGGCCAATTAGAGGTCAGTGGCTCGTCACTACTGGGAGTCGCAGAGTCCGGCACGCCCGCGCGGGACCCGCTGCCACCCCGCTGTCCGCTCAGTTCCCGGCCGAGCGGTCGTCCAGGACGACCGGCGGCTCGTCGTCCATCTCGAAGGCCAGCGGGAACGGCGCATGGCCCGCCAGCCGCAGATAGCGCACCACCCGGTGGCGGCGGACGGCACGCGCAGCCCGTACGGCATCGTTGTGGAACCGCCGGGCCATCGGGACCCGGCGCACGGCGGCCGTGAGCTCGGTGACCGTTCGCTCACCGCCCGGGGCCTCCCGTACGGCCTCCAGCTGGGCTTCCTCGGCGAAGATGGCCCGCAGCGCCTGGCTCAGCTCACTCTCCGCGACCTCGCGGTGGTCCTCCGCCGCCTGCCGGGCCTCGTGCGCGGCCTGGTAGAGCACGATCGAGGCGGCGGGATCGAGAATCCCCGACGTACCCACCTCCTGCGCGACGGACGCCCGCCGCAGCAGTTGGGCGTCGAGAGCCGCCCTGGCCGCGTCGATACGCGCGTGCAGGCGGTCGAGGCGGCCCGCCGTCCAGCTCAGGTAGATGCCGATGAGGACGATCGCGGCGGCGATCCAAATGAACGTGGTCACGGCCAGTCACCATACGCGCCTGCGGCGCGTTGTTTTGCCCCACGTTTTTGGCTGTCCCGCCGTGGGCGGTTGCCGCCGTTGCGCCTGGCGGCGGGCCGGGTCCGCTGGGCGGGGCTGTTGGGTGCCGGTGACGGGCCTGCGCGGGTGGGTGTCCGGACTGCTTCGCTTTACGTCCGGACACCCACCCGCTCCGGCCCGTCCCCTCCCATGGGGGGGGTGGGAAGAAGGCCGGTGGGGGTGGACCTGGGTGGTCCGGTGCGCGTCGCAGACCTGGGCAAAGGGCCGTGGGCAAAGGGAGCCCCATGGCTCAGGGAATGGCCGTGGCACAGGGAATGGCCGTGGCACGGGGAATGGCCCTGGCACGGGGAATGGGCTGCGGCACGGGGAAATGTCTGTGATCGACGCCCGCCCCCACCCACCTTCACCATCTCCCCCACGGGAGGGGACGGGCCGGAGGGGCCTGGTGTGTGGACGTAAAGCGAAGCAGTCCACACACCAGGCCCCGCAGGCCCGTCACCGCACCCACAGCCCCGCGCAGCGGACCCCGCCCGCCGCCAGGCGCAACGGCGGGAAAGCCAAAAACAGGGGCGAGGCAAAGCGCAGCGGACCCAGCCCGCCGCCAGGCGCAACAAGAGAAGCCCCCACGGTGGGGCGGCCGAAAACGTGGGCCCAAGGCAAAGCGCAGCGGAACGGCGGGAAAGCCAAAAACGTGGGGGTCAATCCTTGGCCAGCCACCGCCGGGCCCGAAGGCCCACCCTCTCGTCGGTGGCCACCGACACCGCCCCGGTGGTCACCGTCTCGTAGACGGCGAGAATGTCGGCACCAACGGTGCCCCAGTCGAAGCGCCGCACATGACGGGCGCCACGTTCCCGCAGCTCCGCGAGACGCGCCGGGTCACGAAGGAGCCGCACCGCCCCAGCGGCGAGCGCATCCGCGTCCTCGTTGGCGAACAGTTCGCCGGCCTCGCCCTGGTCCAGGACCTGGGCGAAGGCGTCGAGGTCGCTGGCCAGTACGGGCGCGCCGGCCGACATCGCCTCGACGAGGATGATGCCGAAGGACTCGCCGCCCGTGTTGGGCGCGACATAGAGATCGACGCTGCGCAGCAGCCGGGCCTTGTCCTCGTCGCTGACCATGCCGAGGAATTCGACCCGGGAGCGCATCTCGGCGGGCAGCGCGGCAACCGCTTCCTCCTCGTCACCGCGTCCGGCGACCAGCAGCCGGGCGTCCGGTACCTCGGCCAGGATCGCGGGCAGCGCCTTCATCAGGACCGGCAGGCCCTTGCGCGGTTCGTCGATCCGGCCGATGAAGCCGATGGTGCGGCCCTGCCACTCGGCCTTGGCCTCGGCCGAGCCGAAGAAGCCGACGTCCACGCCGTTGGGGATGACCACCGCATCGCCGCCGAGGTGTTCGACGAGGGTGCGGCGGGCGTATTCGCTCACTGCGATGCGGGCGCTGATCTTCTCCAGCGCGGGCTGCAGGATCGGATATGCGGCGATCATCGCCCGCGAGCGCGGGTTGGAGGTGTGGAAGGTCGCCACGATCGGGCCCTGTGCCGCCCAGCAGGCGAGCAGGCCGAGCGAGGGCGAGGCGGGTTCGTGGATGTGGATGACGTCGAAGGCGCCGTGCTGCAGCCAGCGGCGCACCCGGGCCGCGGAGAGGAAGCCGAAGTTGAGGC is a genomic window of Streptomyces sp. Edi2 containing:
- the pdxT gene encoding pyridoxal 5'-phosphate synthase glutaminase subunit PdxT, encoding MSTPTIGVLALQGDVREHLKALADAGAQARPVRRSEELAEIDGLVIPGGESTTMSKLAVVFGMLEPLRAFVRAGKPVYGTCAGMIMVADKLLDAREDQETFGGIDMIVRRNAFGRQNESFEAAVDVAGIPGGPVEGVFIRAPWVESVGGAAEVLATYDGHTVAVRQGNVLATSFHPELTGDHRVHALFVDMVRRARG
- a CDS encoding glycosyltransferase family 4 protein; translated protein: MKIGIVCPYAWDVPGGVQFHIRDLADHLIRLGHEVSVLAPADDETPLPPYVVSAGRAVPVPYNGSVARLNFGFLSAARVRRWLQHGAFDVIHIHEPASPSLGLLACWAAQGPIVATFHTSNPRSRAMIAAYPILQPALEKISARIAVSEYARRTLVEHLGGDAVVIPNGVDVGFFGSAEAKAEWQGRTIGFIGRIDEPRKGLPVLMKALPAILAEVPDARLLVAGRGDEEEAVAALPAEMRSRVEFLGMVSDEDKARLLRSVDLYVAPNTGGESFGIILVEAMSAGAPVLASDLDAFAQVLDQGEAGELFANEDADALAAGAVRLLRDPARLAELRERGARHVRRFDWGTVGADILAVYETVTTGAVSVATDERVGLRARRWLAKD
- the pdxS gene encoding pyridoxal 5'-phosphate synthase lyase subunit PdxS; amino-acid sequence: MSSTPTTPQNPETGTARVKRGMAEQLKGGVIMDVVTPEEAKIAEDAGAVAVMALERVPADIRKDGGVARMSDPDMIDGIISAVSIPVMAKSRIGHFVEAQVLQSLGVDYIDESEVLTPADEVNHSDKWAFTTPFVCGATNLGEALRRIAEGAAMIRSKGEAGTGNVVEAVRHLRQIKGEIAKLRGCDHNELFAAAKELRAPYELVKEVAELGKLPVVLFSAGGVATPADAALMRQLGAEGVFVGSGIFKSGDPAKRAAAIVKATTFYDDPAVIADASRNLGEAMVGINCDTLPETERYANRGW